The following proteins are encoded in a genomic region of Pseudoxanthomonas suwonensis 11-1:
- a CDS encoding YbhB/YbcL family Raf kinase inhibitor-like protein, with amino-acid sequence MRIWSDSFRAGGPIAAEFALGSVDGFGGNRNPHLAWDGVPEGTRSLVLLCIDPDAPTVPETVGREDMEIPVGQPRTEFVHWAMVDIDPGLAAIGAGSCSEGLVRAGKRQPQGPAGARQGINDYTGWFAGDAEMGGDYRGYDGPYPPFNDARVHRYFFRLFALDLARLDVPDRFTAADVLRAMQGHVLAEAAVHGTYTLNNRLG; translated from the coding sequence ATGCGCATCTGGAGCGACAGTTTCCGGGCCGGCGGCCCGATCGCGGCCGAGTTCGCGCTCGGCTCGGTCGACGGCTTCGGCGGCAACCGCAATCCGCACCTGGCCTGGGACGGCGTGCCGGAGGGCACCCGTTCCCTGGTCCTGCTGTGCATCGACCCGGACGCGCCGACCGTGCCGGAGACGGTCGGCCGCGAGGACATGGAGATCCCGGTCGGGCAGCCGCGCACCGAGTTCGTGCACTGGGCCATGGTCGACATCGACCCCGGCCTGGCCGCGATCGGCGCCGGCAGCTGCAGCGAGGGCCTGGTCCGCGCCGGCAAGCGCCAGCCGCAGGGCCCGGCCGGCGCGCGCCAGGGCATCAACGACTACACCGGCTGGTTCGCCGGCGACGCGGAGATGGGTGGCGACTACCGCGGCTACGACGGTCCGTACCCGCCGTTCAACGATGCCCGCGTGCACCGCTATTTCTTCCGCCTGTTCGCCCTCGACCTGGCGCGGCTGGACGTGCCCGACCGCTTCACCGCCGCCGATGTGCTGCGCGCGATGCAGGGCCACGTGCTGGCCGAAGCCGCGGTGCATGGCACCTACACGCTGAACAACCGGCTGGGCTGA